The Exiguobacterium aurantiacum DSM 6208 genome includes a window with the following:
- a CDS encoding M16 family metallopeptidase, translating to MEIITLQNGVRIVVEPMADVRSTSTGVFIKAGTRTESTTEIGISHLIEHMLFKGTKTKTAKEIASFFDELGGSVNAFTSKDHTCYYVKTLDEHAVVAFDALADMLFQSLFDKTELEKEKRVVLEEIKMYEDTPEDLVHELLAKAVYQDDVLAEPILGTEASVLGLSREQLLRYVATMYTGNRVVVSIAGHVPDALVDAVKARFAELPSGESSKESTVPTLHAEVVKKQKETEQAHLCWNFEAIAATDDRLPHLALMNNAIGATMSSRLFQSIREEEGLAYSIYSYYTTFDDHGTFTIYIGTSPDTLEQVEAIMVRELTELKQSGLTDEEVEKGKRQLKGSLVLGNESTSARMNRNGRNLVLLDEVEPIDVVLDKVDRIETGEVNALIREVLNHAPAKSYVLPSEDRLETEL from the coding sequence ATGGAAATTATCACGTTACAAAACGGCGTCCGCATCGTGGTCGAACCGATGGCCGACGTCCGCAGCACGTCTACCGGTGTGTTCATCAAAGCCGGGACACGAACCGAATCGACAACCGAGATCGGTATTAGCCACTTGATTGAGCATATGCTGTTCAAAGGGACAAAGACGAAGACGGCCAAAGAGATCGCTTCGTTCTTCGACGAGCTCGGCGGTAGCGTCAACGCGTTCACTTCGAAAGATCACACGTGCTATTACGTGAAGACGCTCGATGAACATGCGGTCGTCGCTTTCGACGCCCTCGCCGACATGTTGTTTCAGTCGCTCTTCGATAAGACGGAACTTGAGAAAGAAAAGCGGGTCGTGTTAGAAGAAATTAAAATGTATGAAGACACGCCGGAAGATCTCGTGCATGAACTGCTCGCGAAGGCCGTCTATCAAGACGACGTGCTCGCCGAACCGATTCTCGGGACGGAAGCGAGCGTGCTCGGGCTGTCACGCGAACAGTTGCTTCGTTACGTCGCGACGATGTACACGGGCAACCGGGTCGTCGTCTCGATTGCCGGTCATGTACCGGACGCCCTCGTCGACGCCGTCAAGGCAAGGTTTGCCGAGCTTCCATCAGGGGAATCATCGAAAGAATCAACCGTTCCGACGCTCCATGCCGAGGTCGTTAAAAAACAGAAAGAGACCGAGCAAGCTCACCTCTGTTGGAACTTCGAGGCGATTGCTGCGACCGATGACCGGTTGCCGCATCTTGCACTCATGAACAATGCGATCGGAGCGACGATGTCCTCCCGCTTGTTCCAGTCGATTCGGGAAGAAGAAGGGTTGGCGTATTCCATCTATTCGTATTACACGACGTTTGATGACCATGGGACGTTCACGATTTACATCGGCACGTCTCCAGACACACTCGAACAAGTCGAAGCAATCATGGTGCGTGAACTGACAGAGCTGAAACAGTCTGGACTTACCGACGAAGAAGTCGAGAAAGGCAAACGACAGTTAAAAGGTTCACTCGTTCTCGGCAACGAAAGTACGAGTGCGCGGATGAATCGGAACGGGCGAAACCTCGTCTTATTGGATGAGGTGGAGCCGATTGACGTCGTCCTCGACAAGGTTGACCGGATCGAGACAGGCGAAGTCAACGCCTTGATCCGGGAAGTGCTTAACCACGCCCCTGCCAAATCATACGTCCTTCCGTCCGAAGACCGACTTGAAACCGAATTGTAA
- a CDS encoding bifunctional riboflavin kinase/FAD synthetase — protein sequence METIHLTHPETPDFVPSVMVLGFFDGVHNGHQAVIRHAQEQAERLNVPVTVVTFDPHPKQVLSNQPDAVRYITPLARKLNRIAALGVERCLVLTFTKELAGLSPQQFVDDYLIGAGAMHVTAGFDYSYGKFGEGTMETMPYHARGRFTTSVVTEQTDDGEKVSSTRIRKLLGAGDVDKAAALLGTPYVICGEVIHGDARGRTIGYPTANVVMDASYVMPRLGVYATRVRLRDGRTFDAMTNVGRRPTFYDTGDVSIESHLFDFSEDLYGQLIEIEWIRFIRNERAFDGLDSLIAQLKQDETTARSILS from the coding sequence ATGGAAACGATTCATCTCACACATCCCGAGACGCCGGACTTTGTCCCGTCGGTCATGGTGCTCGGCTTCTTCGACGGTGTGCACAACGGACACCAGGCTGTGATTCGTCATGCACAAGAGCAGGCGGAACGGCTGAACGTGCCGGTCACCGTCGTCACGTTCGACCCGCATCCGAAACAAGTGCTGTCGAATCAGCCGGACGCGGTACGCTACATCACGCCACTCGCTCGTAAACTGAATCGAATTGCCGCGCTTGGCGTCGAACGTTGCCTCGTCCTCACGTTCACGAAAGAACTTGCCGGCCTGTCACCGCAACAGTTTGTCGATGATTATTTGATCGGTGCCGGTGCGATGCACGTGACGGCCGGGTTTGATTACTCCTATGGCAAGTTCGGAGAAGGGACGATGGAGACGATGCCGTACCATGCCCGAGGACGATTTACGACATCGGTCGTCACTGAACAGACAGACGATGGTGAAAAAGTGTCCTCGACCCGCATCCGCAAGCTACTCGGAGCGGGGGACGTCGATAAGGCGGCGGCGCTCCTTGGGACACCTTATGTCATTTGCGGGGAAGTCATCCACGGAGATGCCCGCGGACGCACGATCGGGTACCCGACGGCGAACGTCGTCATGGACGCGTCTTACGTCATGCCGCGGCTCGGCGTCTATGCGACGCGCGTCCGGTTGCGTGACGGTCGGACGTTTGATGCGATGACGAACGTCGGGCGGCGCCCGACGTTTTACGACACGGGTGACGTCTCGATCGAGAGCCACTTGTTCGACTTCTCAGAGGACTTGTACGGTCAATTGATTGAGATTGAGTGGATCCGATTCATACGGAACGAGCGGGCGTTCGATGGTCTCGATTCGCTCATCGCCCAGTTGAAGCAAGATGAGACGACGGCCCGATCAATCCTATCTTGA
- a CDS encoding lipid II:glycine glycyltransferase FemX, giving the protein MAVQPISLTEKEHDDFVKTHDRGDLLQLSSWANVKRQNGWSGERIAVATDGKVTGVALLLFKQVPKLPFTLCYAPRGFVVDYDDVDSLRALTDEAKRVAKTRRAITIKIDPNVDRDEVPGLLTEMADLGFTHKGYGGGFDYAQPRFTMETDLRPSEKDIFAKFHHKFRYNVRLAEKKGIVCTEVGRDGLKTFADLMKVTGERDGFAIRGLDYFENLYDCLQPGDARLFLTKLEPSIALDQQQATLDKAKRELEKIERALEKETAEKKRTSLSNRQKQTSEQIAKIETALPELVQLHEKYPNGLVLSGGLLTLAGRRSYYLYGASSNEFREFMPNHLMQWTMMQAAKASGAERYDFGGVSGSTAPDDEYAGLYAFKSGWGSDQIEKVGEFDLVMNRPLYFALETGLPLVKGLRKRLRR; this is encoded by the coding sequence ATGGCAGTACAACCGATCAGCTTGACAGAGAAAGAGCATGATGATTTTGTCAAAACACATGACCGAGGAGATTTGTTGCAACTCTCGAGTTGGGCCAACGTGAAACGTCAAAACGGTTGGTCTGGCGAGCGCATCGCCGTCGCCACGGACGGGAAAGTGACAGGCGTCGCCTTGTTGCTGTTCAAACAAGTACCGAAATTGCCGTTCACACTGTGCTACGCGCCGCGCGGATTCGTCGTCGATTACGATGATGTGGACTCGCTGCGGGCACTCACGGACGAAGCGAAGCGGGTCGCAAAGACAAGACGGGCGATCACGATTAAAATCGACCCGAATGTCGATCGAGACGAAGTGCCTGGGTTGTTGACGGAGATGGCCGACCTCGGATTCACGCACAAAGGGTACGGGGGCGGGTTCGATTACGCCCAGCCCCGCTTCACGATGGAAACGGATTTACGGCCGAGTGAGAAAGACATTTTCGCGAAGTTTCATCATAAGTTCCGCTATAATGTCCGCCTGGCCGAAAAGAAAGGGATCGTCTGCACGGAAGTCGGACGGGACGGCTTAAAAACGTTCGCCGACTTGATGAAAGTGACGGGTGAGCGGGACGGTTTTGCCATCCGCGGCCTCGATTATTTCGAGAACTTATACGATTGTCTCCAACCGGGGGACGCCAGATTGTTCTTGACGAAGCTCGAACCGAGCATCGCGCTCGACCAACAACAGGCGACACTCGACAAAGCGAAGCGCGAACTCGAGAAGATCGAACGAGCGCTCGAAAAAGAGACGGCTGAGAAGAAACGGACGAGCCTGTCGAATCGTCAGAAGCAGACGAGCGAACAGATTGCAAAAATCGAGACGGCGTTACCTGAACTCGTACAACTGCACGAAAAATATCCGAACGGTCTCGTCTTGTCGGGCGGCCTATTGACGCTCGCTGGACGCCGCTCCTACTATCTATACGGCGCGTCTTCCAACGAATTCCGTGAATTCATGCCGAACCACCTCATGCAATGGACGATGATGCAAGCTGCCAAGGCGAGCGGGGCCGAACGCTATGACTTCGGAGGCGTTTCCGGCAGTACAGCGCCGGACGACGAATACGCGGGACTTTATGCGTTCAAATCCGGATGGGGGAGCGACCAGATTGAAAAGGTGGGCGAGTTTGACCTCGTCATGAACCGACCACTCTATTTCGCCCTCGAAACGGGACTTCCGCTCGTCAAAGGACTCCGTAAACGGCTGAGACGATGA
- a CDS encoding M15 family metallopeptidase has translation MVAFLVGIFLAYSYTQPGPMPWIDEPSFEAGMCERSPRSEQTIVDRSDKAFVNLHPHVRQRSELFVRLAHSCLGLEVRLTSGYRSAEEQTALYAQGRSKPGQVVTNAKAGQSYHNYGLAVDFVIIHDNRADYDLSSDHNRSGVPDWQELGELGKALGFEWGGDWRNFPDYPHLQMDFGLSIRQLAAGKRPAEQATVPLADVLQPLVD, from the coding sequence ATGGTCGCATTTTTAGTCGGGATTTTTTTGGCATATTCATACACTCAGCCGGGGCCGATGCCGTGGATCGATGAGCCGTCGTTTGAGGCGGGGATGTGTGAGCGATCACCCCGTTCGGAGCAGACGATCGTCGACCGGAGCGACAAGGCGTTCGTCAACTTACATCCGCACGTACGGCAACGGAGCGAATTGTTCGTCCGTCTCGCTCATTCATGTCTCGGGCTCGAAGTGCGCTTGACGTCCGGGTATCGCTCGGCCGAAGAGCAAACCGCTTTATACGCCCAAGGGCGTTCTAAGCCGGGCCAAGTCGTCACGAACGCCAAGGCCGGTCAAAGTTATCACAACTACGGGCTTGCCGTCGATTTTGTCATCATCCATGACAACCGGGCTGATTATGATTTGTCTTCAGATCATAACCGGTCTGGGGTGCCGGATTGGCAAGAACTCGGGGAACTCGGCAAGGCACTCGGGTTCGAATGGGGCGGGGACTGGCGAAACTTCCCAGACTACCCTCATCTGCAGATGGACTTCGGTTTGTCGATTCGACAGCTCGCGGCCGGCAAGCGCCCGGCTGAACAAGCGACCGTTCCGCTCGCCGATGTTTTACAACCTCTAGTCGATTGA
- the pnp gene encoding polyribonucleotide nucleotidyltransferase produces the protein MLGTKQVFSTEWGGRPLSVEVGQLAKQANGSALVRYGDTVVLATVTASKAPKDLDFFPLTVNYEEKLYSVGKIPGGFLRREGRPGENAILTSRLIDRPIRPLFPDGFRHDIQVMIYVMSNDPDCSAEMAGMLGTSIALSISDIPFDGPIAGATVGRIDGEFVVNPTTEQLEKTELELQVAGTADAINMVEAGANEVSEEIMLESILFGHEEIKKLVAFQSEIVAAVGKPKFEYTVSKFDETLSQELEAARPEIVEAVQVEEKHARDEAINEVIAKYVASYEERLADEPAKLKEVSGILNKFVKDEVRRLITVEKVRPDGRRPDVIRPLASEVGLLPRAHGVGLFTRGQTQVMSVATLGVIGDAQIIDGIGLEENKRFMHHYNFPPFSVGEARPVRAPGRREIGHGALGERAMLPVIPNEADFPYTIRLVSEVLESNGSSSQASICGSTLALMDAGVPIKAPVAGIAMGLIMEGEHYTVLTDIQGLEDHLGDMDFKVAGTKDGITALQMDIKIAGITRDILEEALEQARSGRLHILNHMLETLDAPRPQLSKYAPKIITMTINPDKIRDVIGPGGKMINSIIDQTGVKIDIEQDGTVFIASTDQEGIDMAMALIGDIVREVVVGEVFDATVRRIEKFGAFVELFKGKDALVHVSEFSLERVANVEDVVKLGDTIKVKVTEIDDKGRVNASHKTLILEGLSPEEREAYEAKRKAARESRPPRDSRPPRRDGDRRPPRTTN, from the coding sequence ATGTTAGGTACGAAACAAGTATTTTCTACAGAATGGGGCGGACGTCCGCTATCTGTGGAAGTGGGTCAACTCGCGAAACAAGCGAACGGCTCGGCGCTCGTCCGTTACGGCGACACGGTCGTGCTCGCAACGGTGACGGCATCGAAAGCACCAAAAGATTTAGATTTCTTCCCACTTACGGTCAACTACGAAGAAAAACTATACTCGGTCGGTAAAATTCCAGGAGGTTTCCTTCGTCGGGAAGGGCGTCCTGGCGAGAACGCGATTTTGACGTCACGTCTCATCGACCGTCCGATCCGTCCACTTTTCCCTGACGGCTTCCGTCATGATATTCAAGTCATGATTTACGTCATGTCAAACGACCCGGACTGCTCGGCTGAGATGGCCGGTATGCTCGGAACGTCGATCGCCTTGTCGATCTCGGACATCCCGTTTGACGGACCGATCGCCGGTGCGACGGTCGGTCGCATCGACGGCGAATTCGTTGTCAACCCGACGACGGAGCAACTCGAGAAGACAGAGCTCGAACTTCAAGTCGCCGGTACGGCAGACGCCATCAACATGGTGGAAGCAGGCGCGAACGAAGTGTCTGAAGAAATCATGCTCGAATCGATCTTGTTCGGTCACGAAGAGATCAAAAAGCTCGTCGCTTTCCAAAGCGAGATCGTCGCAGCAGTCGGGAAACCGAAATTCGAATACACTGTCTCAAAATTCGATGAGACGTTGTCACAAGAGCTCGAAGCGGCTCGCCCTGAAATCGTCGAAGCGGTTCAAGTCGAAGAGAAACACGCACGTGACGAGGCGATCAACGAAGTCATCGCCAAGTACGTCGCCTCTTACGAAGAGCGCCTCGCGGACGAGCCTGCCAAGTTGAAAGAAGTGTCGGGCATCTTGAACAAGTTCGTCAAAGACGAAGTCCGCCGTTTGATCACGGTTGAAAAAGTTCGTCCTGACGGTCGCCGCCCGGACGTCATCCGTCCACTCGCTTCTGAAGTCGGCCTGTTGCCACGTGCGCACGGCGTCGGCTTGTTCACACGTGGACAAACGCAAGTCATGTCGGTCGCGACGCTCGGCGTCATCGGTGACGCTCAAATCATCGACGGCATCGGCTTAGAAGAGAACAAGCGTTTCATGCACCATTATAACTTCCCGCCGTTCTCGGTCGGTGAAGCGCGTCCGGTGCGTGCGCCAGGTCGCCGGGAAATCGGACACGGAGCACTCGGAGAACGTGCGATGTTGCCGGTCATCCCGAATGAGGCAGACTTCCCGTATACGATTCGTCTCGTATCGGAAGTACTCGAATCGAACGGATCAAGTTCACAGGCATCAATCTGTGGCTCGACGCTCGCGCTCATGGATGCCGGTGTGCCGATCAAGGCACCGGTCGCTGGAATCGCGATGGGTCTGATCATGGAAGGTGAGCACTACACGGTACTCACGGACATTCAAGGACTTGAAGATCACCTCGGGGACATGGACTTCAAAGTCGCCGGAACGAAAGACGGGATCACTGCCTTGCAAATGGACATCAAGATCGCGGGTATCACGCGTGACATCTTGGAAGAAGCGCTCGAACAAGCGCGTTCAGGACGTCTCCACATCTTGAACCACATGCTCGAGACACTCGACGCACCACGTCCACAGTTGTCGAAATACGCTCCGAAGATCATCACGATGACGATCAATCCGGACAAGATTCGCGACGTGATCGGGCCGGGTGGTAAGATGATCAACAGCATCATCGACCAGACAGGTGTCAAAATCGACATTGAACAAGATGGTACGGTGTTCATCGCCTCGACCGATCAAGAAGGTATCGATATGGCGATGGCGCTCATCGGCGATATCGTCCGCGAAGTCGTCGTCGGTGAAGTGTTCGACGCGACCGTGCGCCGGATCGAGAAGTTTGGCGCGTTCGTCGAGTTGTTCAAAGGCAAGGACGCTCTCGTCCACGTCTCAGAGTTCAGCTTAGAGCGTGTCGCGAACGTCGAAGACGTCGTCAAGCTCGGTGACACGATCAAAGTCAAAGTCACAGAGATCGATGACAAAGGGCGTGTCAACGCCTCGCATAAAACGCTCATCCTCGAAGGGTTGTCCCCGGAAGAGCGAGAAGCGTACGAAGCGAAACGGAAAGCGGCGCGCGAAAGCCGTCCGCCACGTGACAGTCGTCCGCCGCGTCGCGACGGCGACCGTCGCCCGCCAAGAACGACAAACTAA
- a CDS encoding UDP-N-acetylmuramoyl-L-alanyl-D-glutamate--2,6-diaminopimelate ligase: protein MNLTDLIKKIQVINKLQTTDIEVTHVTTDSREVVPGTLFVAIKGYTVDGHDYAATAVERGAVAIVSERTLDVAVPNILVRDSSRAVGLLASAFYGYPSEQMRMFGITGTNGKTTTTTILRDVLTELGHSTGLIGTVEVRINDTVVPSKNTTPQSSELQQLLTQMRDEGVTDVMMEVSSHGLELGRVIGTDFDIVGFTNLTHDHLDFHGTFENYARAKGLLFAQLGQTASRDKVAVLNADDPYSKLYETMTGARVLTYAIDTPADVTATDIVQTLSDTSFHLHYQGESLPVTVQFIGRFNVYNILLATGCLLAAGYSLGVIIEALEAIHPAKGRMQRLDVPGYNVYADYAHTPDGIEQCLKSLVGVPKEDIIFLIGTGGNRDVTKRPTMGEMASKYAGTVVITTDDPRFEAYDSITNGIASGMTHDNYVEIGDREEAVRYAARLAKPDNIVVLAGKGHEKYQIIGNEKVPLDEELIVRTTILNMEE, encoded by the coding sequence TTGAACTTAACGGATTTAATTAAAAAGATACAAGTGATCAACAAACTGCAGACAACTGACATTGAAGTGACCCACGTGACGACCGATTCGCGAGAAGTCGTGCCAGGGACGCTGTTTGTCGCCATTAAAGGCTATACGGTCGACGGACACGATTATGCGGCTACCGCGGTCGAACGAGGCGCCGTGGCGATCGTAAGCGAGCGGACACTCGACGTGGCCGTGCCGAACATTCTCGTGCGTGACAGCTCGCGAGCGGTCGGTTTATTAGCGTCGGCTTTTTACGGCTATCCGTCTGAACAGATGCGTATGTTCGGCATTACAGGAACGAACGGCAAGACGACGACGACGACAATTTTACGCGACGTCCTCACCGAGCTCGGTCATAGCACCGGGCTCATCGGGACGGTCGAAGTTCGCATTAACGATACGGTCGTACCGAGTAAAAATACGACGCCGCAAAGTTCAGAACTGCAACAATTGCTCACCCAAATGAGAGATGAAGGGGTGACCGACGTGATGATGGAAGTGTCATCACACGGGCTCGAGCTCGGCCGCGTCATCGGGACCGACTTCGACATCGTCGGGTTCACGAACTTGACGCACGATCACCTCGATTTCCACGGGACGTTCGAAAATTATGCCCGGGCCAAAGGACTTCTTTTTGCCCAACTCGGACAGACGGCATCGCGCGACAAAGTGGCCGTCTTGAACGCAGACGACCCGTACAGCAAGCTCTATGAGACGATGACGGGGGCGCGTGTGCTTACATACGCCATCGACACACCGGCTGACGTGACGGCGACAGACATTGTTCAGACGCTGTCAGATACGAGCTTCCATCTCCACTATCAAGGAGAAAGTCTACCTGTGACGGTGCAGTTCATCGGGCGTTTTAACGTCTATAATATTTTGCTCGCGACGGGCTGCCTCCTCGCCGCCGGCTATTCGCTCGGTGTCATCATTGAGGCGCTCGAGGCGATCCATCCGGCTAAAGGACGGATGCAACGTCTCGACGTCCCTGGGTATAACGTGTATGCCGATTATGCGCACACGCCAGACGGCATCGAACAATGCTTGAAATCGCTCGTCGGCGTCCCGAAAGAAGACATCATCTTCTTGATCGGGACGGGCGGGAACCGAGATGTGACGAAACGCCCGACGATGGGCGAGATGGCATCGAAGTATGCCGGCACCGTCGTCATCACGACGGATGACCCTCGTTTTGAGGCGTATGACTCGATCACGAACGGAATCGCTTCTGGCATGACGCATGACAATTACGTCGAAATCGGGGACCGAGAAGAAGCGGTCCGCTACGCGGCACGTCTCGCAAAACCGGATAATATCGTCGTCTTGGCTGGAAAAGGACACGAGAAATATCAAATCATCGGCAATGAGAAAGTACCGCTTGATGAAGAATTGATCGTCCGAACGACAATTTTGAATATGGAGGAATAA
- the truB gene encoding tRNA pseudouridine(55) synthase TruB: MEPTGVLILDKDSGMTSHDCVFKLRKLFQTKKVGHTGTLDPEVTGVLPICLGRATKLSRFLTDEGKRYEAEVTIGTATMTEDAHSEVVDSRLVDIEAFTSDEIDQVLQALTGRIEQIPPYYSAVKVNGKKLYEYARKGQTVERPRRMVVIHRLTRTSEPVFADGVCRFQIDVECGKGTFIRTLAVQIGEALGYPAHMSDLRRTRSGSFDATDAVNLETLQALETVEERMQYLIPLEEVIKRWPAMTIPGNRERYIRNGGKLNDVSLEFELFTVYNEEGIPLALYRRLDGTTDATVEVMLTID; this comes from the coding sequence ATGGAACCGACAGGAGTATTGATCCTCGATAAAGACAGCGGTATGACGAGCCACGATTGTGTCTTTAAATTACGGAAGTTGTTTCAGACGAAAAAAGTCGGACACACCGGTACACTCGACCCGGAAGTGACCGGCGTCTTACCGATCTGTCTCGGACGGGCGACGAAACTTTCTCGCTTTTTAACAGATGAAGGAAAGCGTTACGAGGCCGAAGTGACGATTGGCACGGCGACGATGACAGAAGATGCCCATAGTGAGGTCGTCGACAGCCGTTTGGTCGACATCGAGGCATTCACGAGTGATGAGATCGATCAGGTGTTACAGGCTTTGACAGGGCGAATCGAGCAAATTCCGCCTTACTACTCTGCCGTCAAAGTGAACGGGAAGAAGTTATATGAATACGCCCGAAAAGGTCAAACGGTCGAACGGCCCCGGCGCATGGTTGTAATCCATCGTTTGACGCGGACGAGTGAGCCGGTGTTTGCCGATGGCGTATGCCGTTTCCAGATTGACGTCGAGTGCGGCAAAGGAACGTTCATCCGAACACTCGCCGTGCAAATCGGGGAAGCGCTCGGCTACCCGGCGCATATGAGCGATCTTCGTCGGACGCGGTCAGGCTCGTTCGACGCGACTGACGCGGTCAATCTCGAGACGCTACAAGCACTCGAGACGGTCGAGGAACGGATGCAATACCTGATCCCGCTCGAAGAGGTCATCAAACGTTGGCCGGCGATGACAATCCCGGGCAACCGAGAACGTTATATTCGCAACGGCGGCAAGCTAAACGACGTCTCGCTCGAATTTGAACTGTTTACTGTCTATAATGAAGAAGGAATTCCGCTCGCCCTTTACCGACGGCTTGACGGAACGACAGACGCTACAGTCGAGGTCATGTTGACGATCGACTAA
- a CDS encoding ribonuclease J — MSKKKTENISVFALGGVGEIGKNMYVVELDDDIFVIDAGLMFPGDEMLGIDIVIPDITYLKENKDRVRAIFITHGHEDHIGGLSYVLRDLKHVPVYGTKLTLGLIEIKLKEAGLLKEVDLRLIDAKTKLTIADHFITFFRVNHSIPDCVGVCIQTSQGAIVHTGDFKFDYTPVDGKQSDFNKLAAIGQRGVLCLLSDSTNAERPGQTGSESLVGAELNDVIYQAEGRVIVASFASNVHRLQQVFAAAEANDRKVAVVGRSMVNIVEVAQKLNYLRFKPKTLVELSQVNRLPDNKVVILTTGSQGEPMAALTRMARNAHKQVNIRLSDTVVIAATPIPGNEKSVSKTIDLLFRSGANVIYNQRKVHVSGHASAEELKLMLNLVKPKYFLPIHGEYRMQMAHSKLAEQVGVKSNNIFIVEKGDVVEFTGRKARMSRKVPAGNVLIDGIGVGDVGNIVLRDRRLLSQDGVVLCVVTLNRKQKKLISGPELISRGFVYMRESEEMISEANRIVTKQIEKSLQAGSDWTELKSNIRERLSVFLFEQTKRRPMILPIIMEI, encoded by the coding sequence GTGTCAAAGAAGAAGACAGAGAATATTAGCGTCTTTGCGCTTGGTGGCGTAGGCGAAATCGGGAAGAACATGTACGTCGTGGAACTAGACGACGACATCTTCGTCATCGATGCCGGCCTCATGTTCCCAGGCGATGAGATGCTCGGGATTGATATCGTGATCCCAGATATTACGTATTTGAAAGAAAATAAGGACCGTGTCCGGGCGATCTTCATCACCCACGGGCACGAAGATCATATCGGCGGACTAAGTTATGTGCTCCGTGATTTGAAACACGTTCCCGTCTACGGGACGAAATTGACACTCGGTTTGATTGAAATCAAGCTGAAAGAAGCAGGATTACTGAAAGAAGTCGACCTTCGGTTGATTGACGCCAAAACGAAATTGACTATCGCTGATCATTTCATCACGTTCTTCCGCGTCAACCACTCGATTCCAGACTGTGTCGGTGTCTGCATTCAAACGTCCCAAGGGGCGATCGTCCATACTGGCGACTTCAAGTTCGACTACACACCGGTCGACGGGAAGCAGTCGGACTTCAATAAACTGGCTGCAATCGGTCAGCGTGGCGTCCTTTGCCTGCTGTCGGATTCGACGAACGCGGAACGACCTGGTCAAACCGGTTCGGAGTCGCTCGTAGGCGCCGAATTGAACGATGTCATTTATCAAGCAGAAGGCCGCGTCATCGTCGCCTCGTTCGCCTCGAACGTGCATCGCTTGCAACAAGTGTTCGCGGCTGCGGAAGCGAACGACCGTAAAGTCGCCGTCGTCGGACGCAGCATGGTGAACATCGTCGAAGTGGCGCAAAAGCTGAACTATTTGCGCTTCAAGCCAAAGACGCTCGTCGAACTGTCACAAGTGAACCGTCTCCCAGACAACAAAGTCGTCATCTTGACGACCGGGTCTCAAGGCGAGCCGATGGCAGCGTTGACTCGGATGGCCCGGAACGCCCACAAACAAGTGAACATTCGCTTGAGCGATACGGTCGTCATCGCGGCGACTCCGATCCCTGGAAATGAGAAGTCAGTATCGAAAACGATCGACTTGTTGTTCCGTTCAGGGGCGAACGTCATTTATAACCAACGTAAAGTCCACGTCTCAGGACACGCTTCGGCGGAAGAGTTGAAGCTCATGCTCAACCTCGTCAAGCCGAAATACTTCCTTCCAATCCACGGGGAGTACCGGATGCAGATGGCCCACTCGAAGCTTGCTGAACAAGTCGGTGTGAAATCGAACAACATCTTTATCGTTGAAAAAGGAGATGTTGTCGAGTTCACAGGCAGAAAAGCGCGGATGAGCCGGAAAGTGCCGGCCGGGAACGTCTTGATTGACGGGATCGGTGTCGGTGACGTCGGTAACATCGTGCTTCGCGACCGTCGCCTCTTGTCACAAGATGGTGTCGTCCTCTGCGTCGTCACGTTGAACCGTAAACAAAAGAAATTGATTTCAGGACCTGAACTCATCTCACGTGGATTCGTCTATATGCGTGAATCGGAAGAGATGATCTCAGAGGCGAACCGTATCGTCACGAAACAGATCGAGAAGAGTCTTCAAGCTGGGAGTGACTGGACCGAATTGAAATCAAATATTCGTGAGCGGCTCAGCGTCTTCTTGTTCGAGCAGACGAAGCGTCGTCCGATGATCTTGCCGATCATCATGGAGATATAA
- the rpsO gene encoding 30S ribosomal protein S15, with product MALSKERKNEIIAEYATKQGDTGSPEVQVAVLTEQINTLNEHLRTHKKDHHSRRGLLKMVGRRRNLLTYLRNKDVTRYRELIQRLGLRR from the coding sequence ATGGCACTCTCAAAAGAACGTAAGAACGAAATCATCGCGGAATACGCGACAAAACAAGGTGACACTGGTTCACCGGAAGTTCAAGTTGCAGTTTTGACTGAACAAATCAACACTTTAAACGAACATCTTCGTACACACAAGAAAGACCACCACTCACGTCGCGGTCTTTTGAAAATGGTTGGACGTCGTCGTAACTTGCTTACGTACCTTCGTAACAAGGACGTTACACGTTACCGTGAATTGATTCAACGCCTTGGTCTCCGTCGTTAA